In Candidatus Zymogenus saltonus, the genomic stretch TTTGCCGTCACCGCCTACAATCCCCTGACCCTCATATATTGTAAAACTAATTACAAAAACAGTCTATAAATATTTGAAATAATCTTCGCGCCAAAAAATCTTCGCGCCCCCATCATGCTTGGATGAATCGTGAAAACTCCCCTTCCACCGTATCTGGCTTATCTACAAACTTTTAATCCAATTTCCGACATCTCTGTATTCTCATTTAGCCCGTTCTAAACGCCGTTCTCCTTCAAACTGCTGGGTTTGTGCCACCCATTTTCACACAAACTTCTTCTCCCCGTTCTCTCCCCTCCGCATGCTATCGACTCCACCTCTCCCCCACCTCGGACACCTTCTTTCCGAGGAGACAGCGCCGGAGCCACTCGAGGGCCATCTCCGACGAGATAAGCCTTATCCTCCCCCTGTCACCGATAAACTTGTATCCCTTTGAGACGACGATCTCGCTCCGCTTTCGCTTGGCGCCCCGGTCATCGTCGTAGGCCAGGCCGATGAATACCGTCCCCACCGGTTTTTCCTCGGTACCACCGGAAGGCCCGGCGATTCCCGTTATAGAGATGCCTATATCTGTCTTGGCGCTCCTCTTGACCCCCAGGGCCATCGCCTCGGCGACATCGGAGCTTACGGCGCCCTTCGTCGAGATGAGTACCGGATCCACCCCTATAAGGTAGCTTTTTGCCTCGTTGCTGTAGCTCACAATCCCGCTCTTGAAGTAGGCGGAGCTTCCGGGCACTTCCGTGAGCCTCTTGGACAAGAGCCCCCCGGTGCACGATTCCGACACCGCCAAGGTCAATCCCCCTGTTATGAGCATTCCGGAAACGACCATATCGAGGGTCTCGTCATCCTCGCCGAATACCCTCTCCCCGAGCTCCACCCTCATTTTCTTCTCTATCCCCTCCACCAGCTCTTCGGCTCTCTCCATAGATTCTTTGGATCTCGCGGTTATCGTGACGTGGTTCTCCGGGAATATGGGGAGAAATCCCACCTTTATCCTGTCCCTGTCGTACGGGATATCCTTGACGCGCTCGTAGACCTGGGACTCCGTAAGGCCGAAGACCTTGAGCACCTTTTTCGCCACGAAACTTCCCCGCCTCAATCTTTCAGCTATAATCGTCAGCACCCCCTGGTCCATCATCACCGTCATCTCCTCGGGAACGCCGGGAAGGACGAACACGTGCTTTTCGTCCTGAAGGATATGGTAGCCCGGGGCCGTGCCCACCGGATTTGTGATCATCTCCGATCCCGCAGGCATAAGGGCCTGTCTCTCGGCTCCCGGTCCCAGCTTTATCCCCCTTTTTTCGTACTTCGCCTCGATCTGATCGAGGGCTTCCGGGAAGAGGACGAGCCTCAAGCCCATTCCCTTGGCCACGGCCTTTGAAGTAATATCATCGGGCGTGGGACCCAAACCTCCCGTCACCACGACCACGTCGGCCCGGGATACAGCTGTCTTCAACGATTCGACTATTCTAACTTCATCGTCCCCGACGGTCGTTATTTGAATGGTCTCTATTCCGAATTGGAAGAGCCTGTCCGCGATGAATGTAGCGTTCGTGTCCGTCACGTGTCCAGAGAGGAGCTCGTTTCCAATGGTGATTATCTCCCCCCTCAAAGGGCCCCCCTCACAATGATGACGGCCCAGAGGACGATATTGGTGTAGACGCCGGCGATCACATCGTCGAGGACCACCCCGATGCCGCCGCCCACCTTTTTATCCACCATGCCCGCGGGATATGGTTTTAAAATGTCAAAGAACCGAAATACTATAAAGCCAGCCACGAGATACTCGACCGTGTCCGGGATCAGCAACATCGAAACGAGGTAGCCGACTATCTCGTCGATCACGATCTTCTTTGAATCGTGCTCCCCGAAGAGGACGTTGGCATCGCCCGATATTTTTACCGCGGCGATCCCGAGAACGACGACCCCGGCTATGTACACGGGAAACCCCCCTAAGTTCAACAGGAGGCATATCCCGACGCCCAGAAGACTTCCGAAGGTGCCGGGCATAAGGGGGATGTACCCGATCCCCAGGCCGGTCGCGGCGGCCTTTATAAAAAAATCTTTCACTTTTTGCCGCAATCTCCCATAAAATTATATTAGCAAACGTCATCATTGTCAAGCCGATCCACGACCCTGAGGAAGGCCTCCACGACCCTGGGGTCGAACTGGGTGCCGGAATTCGACTTTATCTCCTCGATGGTCTTTTCCCTGCCGATCTTCTCCCTGTACGCCCTCGTGGAAGTCATGGCGTCGTAGGTGTCGGCAACGGCGATTATCCTCGACAGCATTGGTATATCCTCGCCGACAAGCCCCTCCGGATACCCCTCCCCGTTATATCGCTCATGGTGGTAATACACTATCTCGGCGATATCCTGAAACTGGGAAATCGGGGCAAGTATATCCCTCCCTATCACCGGGTGAGATCTCATCTCCTCGGACTCTTTCGTGTCCAATTTCCCGTTTTTATTTAGCACCAACTCGCTTATTCCTATCTTTCCGATGTCGTGCAATATGCCCGCCTGGGCGAGCCTGTCTATTTCCTCCTGGGGAAGGTTCATCTCCTTTGCTATTATCAGGGCATATCTCGTTACCCGCTCGGAGTGGCCGCTGGCGTATTTGTCCTTGACGTCCAATGTCTTGGCAAAGCTCTTTACAGTATCTCCCAGAATATTTACGATATCCTCATAAAGCCTTGCGTTCTCGATGGCCACGGAGACGTTGTTTACGAGGATCATGAGGGATTTCTTGACCCCCTCGGTAAAAATGAATCCCCTTGTAAAAGAAAATTGGGCAACAAAACCCATCGTTTTTTCTTTTATCCTCATGGGAAGCAGAAGGACCGACTCGACACCGGAAAGATCCTTAATCAGCTCGTCGAGCTTTTTCAGCTCTTTACCGGCGAAAATCATACCTTCCTTACCATCGATAAAGGAAAGTATCTTTCTCCAATAGATAATTTCATTTACCCTGCTGGATATTCCCATATCCTTTGCCTTTACCAGTCTGTATTTATAGTCTTTCATCGACGTGTCCAGGACACAAAAACCGACCGCGTCGGCCTCCCCCTCTTTAAACAACACATCCACGAACATTGAAAGGACGCTGTCCAGCTGAAGGTTGGAGCTTATGGCCATGCTTATATCATAAAGGGCCATGGTCTCCTTCAACTCGAGGTTTTCCTTTATCAGCTTCTGCTTTTCTACGGCATGTTCTATTACCCTTAAAAGATCGGAGAACTGGAACGGCTTCATTATATAATCATAGGCGCCCTTCTTTATCGCCTCCACGGCGGTCTCGACCGTCGCAAATCCCGTCATCATGATGGTGATTATCTTTACCCTGAGGTTGTTTATCTGGTACAAAAGTTCCATCCCCCCCATCCTCGGCATCCTCATATCCGTGATGACGAGGTCCGGCGGCTCCCGCCTGATGATATGAAGGGCTTCGATTCCGTCCTCCGCCGTTTTGATGTTATACCCCTCTCCTTCCAACACATCGCTCAGGATATCTCGGACGCTGAACTCGTCATCGACAACAAGTATGGTGTACTTTCCCTTGCCGGTTTCCATAAGATCTTGCCGCATGTTTTTCTACTTAACCATCTCGGCTCTTCCCTTTTTATTCCTCTCCAGATCGATGATGACAATTCTGTAGACCTCTTTGACGGGAAGGCCGGATTTTTGAGATATGGCTTTTATATCCTCGTATTCGGGGTGTGCCCCGAAGAGTTTATTTTTAGTGTCGGAC encodes the following:
- a CDS encoding competence/damage-inducible protein A, whose product is MRGEIITIGNELLSGHVTDTNATFIADRLFQFGIETIQITTVGDDEVRIVESLKTAVSRADVVVVTGGLGPTPDDITSKAVAKGMGLRLVLFPEALDQIEAKYEKRGIKLGPGAERQALMPAGSEMITNPVGTAPGYHILQDEKHVFVLPGVPEEMTVMMDQGVLTIIAERLRRGSFVAKKVLKVFGLTESQVYERVKDIPYDRDRIKVGFLPIFPENHVTITARSKESMERAEELVEGIEKKMRVELGERVFGEDDETLDMVVSGMLITGGLTLAVSESCTGGLLSKRLTEVPGSSAYFKSGIVSYSNEAKSYLIGVDPVLISTKGAVSSDVAEAMALGVKRSAKTDIGISITGIAGPSGGTEEKPVGTVFIGLAYDDDRGAKRKRSEIVVSKGYKFIGDRGRIRLISSEMALEWLRRCLLGKKVSEVGERWSR
- a CDS encoding phosphatidylglycerophosphatase A, giving the protein MKDFFIKAAATGLGIGYIPLMPGTFGSLLGVGICLLLNLGGFPVYIAGVVVLGIAAVKISGDANVLFGEHDSKKIVIDEIVGYLVSMLLIPDTVEYLVAGFIVFRFFDILKPYPAGMVDKKVGGGIGVVLDDVIAGVYTNIVLWAVIIVRGAL
- a CDS encoding response regulator — encoded protein: METGKGKYTILVVDDEFSVRDILSDVLEGEGYNIKTAEDGIEALHIIRREPPDLVITDMRMPRMGGMELLYQINNLRVKIITIMMTGFATVETAVEAIKKGAYDYIMKPFQFSDLLRVIEHAVEKQKLIKENLELKETMALYDISMAISSNLQLDSVLSMFVDVLFKEGEADAVGFCVLDTSMKDYKYRLVKAKDMGISSRVNEIIYWRKILSFIDGKEGMIFAGKELKKLDELIKDLSGVESVLLLPMRIKEKTMGFVAQFSFTRGFIFTEGVKKSLMILVNNVSVAIENARLYEDIVNILGDTVKSFAKTLDVKDKYASGHSERVTRYALIIAKEMNLPQEEIDRLAQAGILHDIGKIGISELVLNKNGKLDTKESEEMRSHPVIGRDILAPISQFQDIAEIVYYHHERYNGEGYPEGLVGEDIPMLSRIIAVADTYDAMTSTRAYREKIGREKTIEEIKSNSGTQFDPRVVEAFLRVVDRLDNDDVC